GATTCGGCGAACTTCCATCAACTTTTGAAGATTTTTTCCGCGTTGCAATTGCCATTGGTGGTGATGAAAATGCCCCGCCCGGTGAAAGAGATTACATGCTTGGAGATCACCTGGGGGCATGGGACTTTGGCTTTTTCCTTGAATTCAACAATTTAGACGTCAAAGGGTACCGCCAGTTTCCTCTGGAGACGAAGGATAATTTAAAGCTGAAAAGCCCGCAGGATGCACTGACGGGTATTTTGCTTGAGTTTGACAATGAGTTTATCCTGCCGATTTCTAAACTGGTCTATGAATATATGTACACAAAATGGCAGGACGGCCCCCGGGTTGTAAACGAGGTGGATGGCGTACCCTGCAACGAATTACCGTCCGGAACATGCAGAGATATGAGCCAGGGAAATGAAAACTACTACAACCACGGCATCTACCAAACTGGCTGGGCCTATAACCGCAGGACGATCGGCAATCCAATCTTTACTCTAAGGGATGACAATTTAGGTATTGATAATAACAGAATTGTGGCTCATCATATCGGTCTGCAGAGTGTTATTGGAAGCACTACTTTGCACGGAAAACTAACCTATAGCCGGAACTTTGGAACACGTTCCGATCCATTTGAATCCCAACGAAATCAATATTCGACAATTGTCGGCGCAGAGAGAGTATTTCAATTTAATGGACCACCCCTCACTATCAGTACAGAAATAGCCTACGACCGCGGCTCACTCATCGGCACCCAATTTGGTGTTGTACTGGGGATAAAATGGGTGATGTGATTTTCAGGGTTCATGGTGCAAGTGATAAGACCGGGTAGAGTTCACGCGTCGCCGGTTTTCCGGTCCCGGATTGCTTCGGGGCATGATCCTGTCAGAGTCTGGATTTAAGGCATTGCGCAAAGCGAAGAACAGACCTGACAGCGTGACTACTGCCTCGCATATCAAGGTTTACCGAAGGGTCGGTACCCAAAAAAAGCTGACAGGTGCAGTGTATACAACCTCGTAGAGTACTGAGCGGAGCGCTCATTTTTTGAACATGAAATGAAATTCCTCCCAGCGTTGTCAGTTCAGGGTTCAGGACTCTTGGTCCAGGTTACATCTTTCCTCGAGTGTGTTGCTGAAGATGACAGATAAAAGATATCAAGAGAGACCCTGGCGGATGCTTATCCATATGATCCATTAACAACTTCTTAGTATAAACTTACTCTCTTACAGAAGAAGAATCCTCATCCTCTATTACAGTTCCATGTGACCCTTTGTGCCCATTGTGGTACAGAAGTTGAACCTTCTGGTTCATAAATCTTTAAGAAAACGGGCATAAGGTTAAAACTTCTCAATTGATTTGAATATAATACAGACCTGGAGTTCAATTATATTCAAATAAGCTCTTCACTTATCACTTTAAAACAATCTGTGGTGATCATACACAATACAACTTCTACCGTTAATTTGATCGTTTTCACGATCTTATTCCTCTCAATTTTTACCCCCCTGCTCCTCTCCTGCACAAGCCAGGAGTCCGATCAAAAGTTCAGCGTCTCACCTGTTGAAATCAATTGGAAATTAAACTCAAACTTTGAGCCCGACAACAAACTGAGCGCAACACTCACGCTGATCAATAACGGAGAGGAGCCGCTGCCCGCTGATGGATGGGCACTCTACTTTACCTCAATCAGAATCCTGGATCCGGACAGTTTTCCTGATGACTACACGGTTTCCCATATCAACGGATATCTTTTTAAGCTTGAACCTGCCGAAGAGTTTGAACCGATAGCCCCGGGTGAGCGCAGGGAAATTGAGTACCTCGCTCAATTTTTCGCAATCAAATCGTCAGATGCCCCCGAGGGTTTCTACTTTGTGTTTGATGATGAGTCTATTGAGACCGTGGAGTCGGTCACAATACTCCCGTTTGAAACCGAAGAGCAGCTCAACCGATCACCGGGGGATAATATACCTGTGCCGACTCCGGAAGTCACGTTTGAACAAAATGAACGGCTCACGAAGCTTGAAAGAGACCAGTTAATGCCCGTTACGCCAACTCCCGCCTCTTACACCAGGAACGAGGGGCAGTTTCGTTTCCCCGATGTTCTACATATTTATACGGATGATGCTTTCGCGGTGAATACAGCATCCCTGGGCAGCACGTTGATGAGGGAACACGGGGTTGATATAAATCTTACCACTTCTGATAAGCAGTCTGCAGATATACGAATTCTTCAGGCAGATACCGGCTCTGAATCCCGCGAAGCCTATACTCTTGAGATCACACCGGACTATATAAATCTGACTGCCAGTGAGAAGCCCGGTGCATTTTACGGAATTCAGACGCTGCGATCCCTGATTACAGACCGCGGGGATAACGGCCTGGCCATCGACGCTGCAATCATTGATGATGAACCGGCGTTCCCCTATCGCGGCATGCACCTTGATGTCTCCCGAAACTTCCACGGGGTTCAGGATGTGAAACGCCTTCTTGACATCATGGGTACCTATAAACTTAACAAGTTTCATTTTCATCTGACCGATGATGAGGGATGGCGGATTGCCATAGAGGAGCTGCCCGAACTGACGGAAATTGGCGGCCGGAGGGGGCACACCGAAACCGAGGATGAGTTTATGATCCCGGCCTACGGCTCAGGTCCGGATCCCACACCGAACAACTCTTTTGGCAGCGGATGGTATTCGCGTGATGAGTACATCGACCTGCTGAAGTATGCAGCCGAACGGCACATCGAGGTAATTCCCGAAATTGATGTTCCGGGCCATGCACGGGCGGCAATCATTGCGATGGAGCACCGGTATGAACGGCTGAACGAAGCCGGTGATGATCATCCAGACCGCCACAGGCTGCACGACCCTGAGGATGTGTCATCCTACCGGTCAATCCAAAACTATACGGACAATGTGATCAATGTCTGCCTGGAATCGACCTACCAGTTTATGGACGTTGTGATTGACGAGCTGATTGATATGCATAACGAGGCGGGTGCGCCGCTGAATGTGATTCACATGGGCGGGGATGAGGTACCCCGGGGCACGTGGACGGATTCACCGGCATGCAAAGATCTGATGGAAAAGGAGCAGATTGAGAACGTACGCGATCTGCAGACTTACTTCTTTGAGCGGCTGATCCGCAAACTCGAGCCGCACAGCATCACAATGGCCGGGTGGGAAGAAATCGCGTTCCGGGAAGAGAATGATGGAGGCATGACAATCAATCCCGACTTTGCCGGTTCTTCAATTCCTTATGTCTGGTCAAACATCTGGGGTGGCGGCACTGAAGATCGCGCCTACGCCCTGGCCAACAGCGGGTATGATGTTGTGATGTCGCACGCATCCAATTTCTATTTCGACATGGCCTACGACAAGCACTGGAAAGAACCGGGATTCTACTGGGCAGCGATGCTCACCACGGAAGTCCCCTTTTCTTTTGCCCCTTTTAATCTCTTTATGAATGCCCGGGATGATAACTACGGCAACCCTCTTGCTGAGGATCACTTTGACGAGATGGAAAACCTGGAAAACGATGCGCGCGATAATATCCTGGGACTCCAGGGACAGCTCTGGACCGAGACGGTGAATGAGCCGGGCCGGATGGAGTATATGATTCTGCCCCGTCTGCTGGGACTTGCCGAACGCGCCTGGGCGGGACAACCGGAATGGGGCGATCTACGTAACCGCGATGACTTCGAGCGGGAACGCCTGGCCGCCTGGAATGAGTTCGCAAATCGCCTCGGGAGCGTTGAACTTCCCCGCCTCGATCGTCTTTATGATGAGATCAACTACCGGATTCCGCCCCCTGGAGCAGTGATTCGTGACGGATCTCTTCACGCAAACATCGCACTTCCAGGGATAACCATTCGCTATACCCTTGACGGCAGTGAGCCGACCGAAAACTCCCCGGTTTACAGTGAACCTGTGGAGCTGAGCGGTGACGAAACCGTGCGCCTGGCCGGCTTCAGCAAAACCGGACGGGCAGGAAGATCCATACTTGTTGAGTAATTGTGCGGAAAAAGAAAAAACAGGGGATTGAATTCAAGAAACATTATTGGATGTTTTTTATATAGTTATTGTATTCGATTAGCGGCGCCGGCGATCTGGTGTAACAGGGGGAGCATATTTTTTTCAATACAGACCTGAGTTCTATTAATTGAGTTCTATTAATAATGTCTTATTTAAAAGTTAAAATGTGGCTAATACTGTCCAAAAGGGCGTCATCCCGTACTTGATACGGGATCTCCTATCCTTAATACAGGCAGGAGATACCGGATCAAAGTCCGGTATGACAGTACTGATGATAATATCCCTTGTTGTACGCCCTTTTGGACCGTGTCAGCCACTTACTCAATTTTAGAAATCAGGTTACAGCATAAAATCAGGGTTAACAAAGCACAAAAATGAAATCAGACACTTTTTTTATCAACGCAAAAGGGAAAGATCTCTATGCAAGAAAATGGCTTCCGGATGAAGGCACGCCAAATGCTGTTGTTTTGATTATCCACGGTATGATTGAACATTCCGGCCGTTACAGCCGCTTTGCAGAAGCTTTGACAAAACAGGGTTTTGCCGCATATGCGTACGACCACAGAGGACATGGAAAAACAGACGCCGATCGGCTCGGAATTATAGACAGCGACGACAGTTTTCACCAGATGACCGACGACCTGAATACAGTACGAAAAGAGATTCAGGGTAAACATCCCGACCTTCCCCTTTATTTTTTCGCTCATAGTATGGGATCCTTTCTCACCCAGCGATACATGCAGCTTTACGAGAATTCTCCGGATGGAATTATCTACTCCGGGAGCAACGGCAAGCCGCCGATACTTCTTTATGTTGGGCTTCTCATCGCAAATATCATCGGTGAGATGAAAGGGAAAACCTATCGAAGCAAAATGATTCACAACCTCACTTTTGGCCCTTTTAACGCCATGTTCAAGCCAAATCGAACCGATAACGACTGGCTTTCGAGGGATGAAAATGAAGTCGACAAATATGTGGATGATCCACAATGCGGTTTTGTGCCGGCAGTAGAATTTTACAGCGATTTCTTCAGCGGCCTGATGAAACTTCACAGCCACAAACCGTTTGCCGGGCGTCATCCAGAAACACCAATATTGATTATTTCAGGGGACCAGGACCCGGTTTCCTACATGGGAGATGGAATCAAAAAACTGCAGAAACATTTTGAGGAGAGTGGTGTTGCCGATCTCAAAGTCAATCTTTATAAAGGCGCACGCCACGAGCTGCTCAACGAAACCAACAGGGATGAAGTTACCGCAGATGTGATCTACTGGCTGAAGGAGAAGATGGAGAGCGTGTGAGGGAGTGGTAAAGAGGGAGAGAGGGAGTGAAGAAGAGAAGTGGTGAAATTTCAATTTTACTCCATAGAATTTTAACTCCTCCATTCTAAACAAAAAAAGCCGTCCGGGATGTGGTTCAAATGACCTTTTTCCGGACGGCTTTTTGATATTGATTTATCAGCAAAAAGAAACTATCGATTCACACGCTGATCCACTTTCTCGCGATATTTTTCATACAGCATACGATGGGCGTCCACCATATCAATTTTACGGCCTTCAATATAAGCCTGTTCAATTTGCGAGCTGTACTCCAGCGGATTTCCGGTGGTGATCAGCAGTGTAGCATCTTTGCCCACTTCCAGAGATCCAACTCTGTCGCTGATTCCCAGAATTTCTGCCGCTGAAAGGGTTACGGACCGAAGCGCCTCATCAGCATCCAGCCCGTACGCCGCTGCAGCGCCAACTTCATTCGGTAATCTGAAAGCGTACGGAGCACTTGACCCGCCAGCAATTGCAAAAGTAATTCCTGCTTCATGAAGTCGCGCAGGCAGGCTGTACCGACCATCATACGGCTCCCACTGTCGGTTTGGGGATGTCAGCACAGATGTTACAATTACCGGAATCTCTTTTTGCACAAGATGATCTGCAACATAGTGAGCATCCCGCCCGCCCATGATAATCAGGTCAACTTCCTCTTCACCGGCCCAGGTGATGGCGTCCTGGATCTGGCGGAGTTCGTCGGCTTCCACAACAACCGGCCGATCTCCTTCCAGTACCGGAATCATCGCCTCCAGTTTGGAATCCACATCTTTTCGACTTGCGTT
This portion of the Rhodohalobacter sp. SW132 genome encodes:
- a CDS encoding family 20 glycosylhydrolase is translated as MIVFTILFLSIFTPLLLSCTSQESDQKFSVSPVEINWKLNSNFEPDNKLSATLTLINNGEEPLPADGWALYFTSIRILDPDSFPDDYTVSHINGYLFKLEPAEEFEPIAPGERREIEYLAQFFAIKSSDAPEGFYFVFDDESIETVESVTILPFETEEQLNRSPGDNIPVPTPEVTFEQNERLTKLERDQLMPVTPTPASYTRNEGQFRFPDVLHIYTDDAFAVNTASLGSTLMREHGVDINLTTSDKQSADIRILQADTGSESREAYTLEITPDYINLTASEKPGAFYGIQTLRSLITDRGDNGLAIDAAIIDDEPAFPYRGMHLDVSRNFHGVQDVKRLLDIMGTYKLNKFHFHLTDDEGWRIAIEELPELTEIGGRRGHTETEDEFMIPAYGSGPDPTPNNSFGSGWYSRDEYIDLLKYAAERHIEVIPEIDVPGHARAAIIAMEHRYERLNEAGDDHPDRHRLHDPEDVSSYRSIQNYTDNVINVCLESTYQFMDVVIDELIDMHNEAGAPLNVIHMGGDEVPRGTWTDSPACKDLMEKEQIENVRDLQTYFFERLIRKLEPHSITMAGWEEIAFREENDGGMTINPDFAGSSIPYVWSNIWGGGTEDRAYALANSGYDVVMSHASNFYFDMAYDKHWKEPGFYWAAMLTTEVPFSFAPFNLFMNARDDNYGNPLAEDHFDEMENLENDARDNILGLQGQLWTETVNEPGRMEYMILPRLLGLAERAWAGQPEWGDLRNRDDFERERLAAWNEFANRLGSVELPRLDRLYDEINYRIPPPGAVIRDGSLHANIALPGITIRYTLDGSEPTENSPVYSEPVELSGDETVRLAGFSKTGRAGRSILVE
- a CDS encoding alpha/beta hydrolase; this translates as MKSDTFFINAKGKDLYARKWLPDEGTPNAVVLIIHGMIEHSGRYSRFAEALTKQGFAAYAYDHRGHGKTDADRLGIIDSDDSFHQMTDDLNTVRKEIQGKHPDLPLYFFAHSMGSFLTQRYMQLYENSPDGIIYSGSNGKPPILLYVGLLIANIIGEMKGKTYRSKMIHNLTFGPFNAMFKPNRTDNDWLSRDENEVDKYVDDPQCGFVPAVEFYSDFFSGLMKLHSHKPFAGRHPETPILIISGDQDPVSYMGDGIKKLQKHFEESGVADLKVNLYKGARHELLNETNRDEVTADVIYWLKEKMESV
- a CDS encoding capsule assembly Wzi family protein, whose translation is MMYSKKDTFIFFVLLFLAGFLLTPIHSNAQLSLPELSFETTIIANSNDTTPFWIQSNRHGIFAPNGSQVLTRLQAHSTNNQLTNQLTLSYGVDFIARPGKQSTNNFNQGYLQLEGYGVYLQAGRFNYSSPITDVELGMGSLGVSGNASPIPQIRAGFSDWTSLPFTQDFIQIKGHMAHGWLGSRRLTENLLYHEKVGHARFGGSIPLNLYGGMAHYAKWGGTHPRFGELPSTFEDFFRVAIAIGGDENAPPGERDYMLGDHLGAWDFGFFLEFNNLDVKGYRQFPLETKDNLKLKSPQDALTGILLEFDNEFILPISKLVYEYMYTKWQDGPRVVNEVDGVPCNELPSGTCRDMSQGNENYYNHGIYQTGWAYNRRTIGNPIFTLRDDNLGIDNNRIVAHHIGLQSVIGSTTLHGKLTYSRNFGTRSDPFESQRNQYSTIVGAERVFQFNGPPLTISTEIAYDRGSLIGTQFGVVLGIKWVM